A window of the Janthinobacterium agaricidamnosum NBRC 102515 = DSM 9628 genome harbors these coding sequences:
- the rplB gene encoding 50S ribosomal protein L2 yields MALVKMKPTSPGRRGMVKVVNADLYKGRPFAALVEKKSKTAGRNNNGHITTRHIGGGHKQHYRLIDFKRQKDGIPAKVERIEYDPNRTANIALLCYADGERQYIIATKGMSVGDAVMNGSEAPIKSGNCLPIRNIPVGTVMHCVEMLPGKGAQMARTAGAGVVLMAREGVYAQVRLRSGEVRRVHIECRATVGEVGNAEHSLRKIGKAGAMRWRGVRPTVRGVVMNPVDHPHGGGEGKTAAGRHPVSPWGQQTKGKKTRSNKRTSSMIVSRRGKK; encoded by the coding sequence ATGGCACTCGTTAAGATGAAACCAACCTCGCCAGGCCGTCGCGGCATGGTGAAGGTGGTGAATGCCGACCTGTACAAAGGCCGTCCATTCGCTGCCCTGGTTGAAAAGAAATCCAAGACCGCCGGTCGTAACAACAACGGTCACATCACCACCCGTCATATCGGTGGTGGTCACAAGCAGCACTACCGCCTGATCGACTTCAAGCGCCAGAAAGATGGTATCCCTGCGAAAGTGGAACGTATCGAATACGATCCTAACCGCACCGCCAACATCGCTCTGCTGTGCTACGCCGACGGCGAGCGCCAGTACATCATCGCAACCAAAGGCATGTCCGTTGGCGACGCAGTGATGAACGGTTCGGAAGCGCCTATCAAGTCGGGCAACTGCCTGCCTATCCGTAACATCCCGGTCGGTACCGTGATGCATTGCGTCGAAATGTTGCCAGGTAAGGGTGCCCAGATGGCCCGTACCGCCGGCGCCGGCGTTGTGCTGATGGCGCGCGAAGGTGTTTACGCTCAGGTGCGTCTGCGCTCCGGCGAAGTGCGCCGCGTGCATATCGAGTGCCGTGCAACCGTGGGTGAAGTCGGCAATGCCGAGCACAGCCTGCGTAAAATCGGTAAAGCTGGTGCGATGCGCTGGCGCGGTGTTCGTCCTACCGTTCGCGGTGTGGTCATGAACCCGGTCGATCACCCGCACGGTGGTGGTGAAGGTAAAACAGCAGCTGGTCGTCATCCAGTTTCGCCATGGGGCCAACAGACCAAGGGTAAGAAGACCCGCAGCAACAAGCGTACTTCTTCCATGATCGTCTCGCGCCGCGGCAAGAAATAA
- the rplW gene encoding 50S ribosomal protein L23 has product MSAILKHSEERLMKVLLAPVISEKATMVAEKNEQIVFRVLPDATKPEIKAAVELLFKVEVLSVQTANREGKQKRTGRFNGRRNHTKRAFVCLKPGQEINFSEEAA; this is encoded by the coding sequence ATGAGCGCGATTTTGAAACATAGCGAAGAACGCTTGATGAAGGTGCTGTTGGCGCCGGTCATTTCCGAAAAGGCCACCATGGTCGCGGAAAAGAACGAGCAAATTGTATTCCGCGTATTGCCGGATGCAACCAAGCCTGAAATCAAGGCAGCGGTCGAACTGCTGTTCAAGGTTGAAGTCCTGTCGGTGCAAACCGCGAACCGTGAAGGTAAGCAAAAGCGCACTGGCCGTTTCAACGGTCGTCGTAACCATACCAAGCGTGCTTTCGTGTGCCTGAAACCTGGCCAGGAAATCAACTTCTCCGAGGAGGCTGCATAA
- the rpsJ gene encoding 30S ribosomal protein S10 encodes MSTPNQKIRIRLKAFDYKLIDQSALEIVETAKRTGAVVKGPVPLPTRIQRFDVLRSPHVNKTSRDQFEIRTHQRLMDIVDPTDKTVDALMKLDLPAGVDVEIKLQ; translated from the coding sequence ATGTCCACACCAAATCAAAAAATCCGCATCCGCCTGAAAGCGTTCGATTACAAGCTGATCGACCAGTCGGCTCTGGAAATCGTTGAAACCGCGAAGCGCACCGGCGCTGTCGTCAAGGGTCCAGTACCTTTGCCTACCCGTATCCAGCGTTTCGACGTGCTGCGTTCCCCGCACGTCAACAAAACCTCGCGCGACCAGTTCGAAATCCGCACCCACCAGCGCCTGATGGACATCGTCGACCCAACGGACAAAACCGTTGACGCGTTGATGAAACTCGACCTGCCAGCTGGCGTCGATGTCGAAATCAAACTGCAATAA
- the rpsL gene encoding 30S ribosomal protein S12, with protein MPTINQLIRNPRVALTVKSKSPALENSPQKRGVCTRVYTTTPKKPNSALRKVAKVRLTNGFEVISYIGGEGHNLQEHSVVLLRGGRVKDLPGVRYHMVRGALDTQGVKDRKQARSKYGTKRAKAGKK; from the coding sequence ATGCCAACCATCAATCAATTGATTCGCAATCCACGCGTCGCCCTGACCGTGAAAAGCAAATCGCCGGCGCTGGAAAACAGCCCGCAAAAGCGTGGCGTTTGCACACGTGTTTACACCACGACTCCAAAGAAGCCTAACTCGGCTCTGCGTAAAGTCGCTAAAGTTCGCCTGACCAATGGTTTCGAAGTCATTTCGTACATTGGCGGTGAAGGCCATAACCTGCAAGAGCATAGTGTTGTGCTGTTGCGCGGCGGCCGCGTCAAGGATTTGCCGGGTGTGCGTTACCACATGGTTCGCGGCGCCCTCGATACCCAAGGCGTGAAAGACCGTAAGCAAGCGCGTTCGAAGTACGGTACCAAGCGTGCTAAAGCGGGCAAGAAGTAA
- the rplV gene encoding 50S ribosomal protein L22, with protein MMETKAILKGVRLSDQKGRLVADLIRGKKVDAALNILQFSPKKGAAIIKRVLESAIANAEHNDGADIDELFVKTIYVEKGPVLKRFTARAKGRGDRISKQSCHVYVTVGN; from the coding sequence ATAATGGAAACTAAAGCTATCCTCAAAGGTGTGCGCCTGTCGGACCAAAAGGGCCGCCTGGTTGCTGACCTGATCCGTGGCAAGAAAGTTGACGCTGCACTCAACATCTTGCAATTCAGCCCGAAAAAAGGTGCTGCGATCATCAAGCGTGTTCTGGAATCCGCCATTGCGAATGCCGAGCACAACGATGGCGCCGACATCGACGAATTGTTCGTGAAAACGATCTACGTCGAAAAGGGTCCGGTCCTGAAGCGCTTCACCGCGCGTGCAAAAGGCCGTGGCGACCGTATTTCGAAACAATCCTGTCACGTTTACGTGACTGTCGGTAACTAA
- the rpsS gene encoding 30S ribosomal protein S19: MTRSLKKGPFCDAHLVKKVEAAQAAKDKKPIKTWSRRSTIMPDFIGLTIAVHNGKLHVPVYVSENMVGHKLGEFALTRTFKGHAADKKAKK; the protein is encoded by the coding sequence ATGACACGTTCATTGAAAAAAGGGCCGTTCTGTGACGCCCACCTGGTGAAAAAAGTTGAAGCTGCGCAAGCTGCCAAAGACAAAAAACCAATCAAAACCTGGTCGCGTCGTTCGACAATCATGCCTGACTTCATCGGCCTGACGATCGCGGTACATAACGGCAAGCTGCACGTGCCGGTATATGTTTCCGAAAACATGGTTGGTCACAAGCTCGGCGAATTCGCACTGACCCGTACGTTCAAGGGCCATGCAGCTGACAAAAAGGCTAAGAAATAA
- a CDS encoding efflux RND transporter periplasmic adaptor subunit → MIRDTSSQDAVMTAPAEQHRKKYAIWIAAAAVLIAASALLFHAWRNSQHSVNLSRLRIAEVGRGTLIRDAAVNGRVVAAISPTLYSTTVATVTLKAKAGDTVKKGDILALLESPDLSDALKREQSTVQQLEAEVARQQILARKQKLVARRDADTAEIDRLSAQRTLERYESVAQVGIIAKIDYQKAKDALNSAQIRSKQASQAAELEGEDVALALKTRTSELERQRLSRDNAQRRVDELTVRAPVNGFIGTLSVANRSVVQANTALMTLVDLSQLEVELEVPETYVADIGLGMSAEIETGAIKATGKLSALSPEVVKNQVLARVRFNGAQPAGLRQNQRVSARLLIDEKPNVLLLARGPFLEAEGGRFAYVVRDGVAIRTPVRIGATSVSAVEILGGLKQGDQVVISGTDTFENAARVSLNQ, encoded by the coding sequence ATGATCCGCGACACTTCTTCTCAAGACGCCGTAATGACCGCCCCGGCCGAACAGCATCGTAAAAAATACGCCATCTGGATTGCCGCGGCGGCCGTGCTGATCGCCGCCTCCGCGCTGCTGTTCCATGCGTGGCGCAACAGCCAGCATTCCGTCAACCTGTCGCGCCTGCGCATCGCCGAAGTCGGGCGCGGCACGCTGATCCGCGACGCCGCCGTCAACGGCCGGGTGGTGGCGGCGATCAGCCCGACGCTGTATTCGACCACGGTGGCCACCGTGACCTTGAAAGCCAAGGCCGGCGACACGGTCAAGAAAGGCGATATCCTGGCGCTGCTGGAATCGCCCGACCTGAGCGATGCGCTGAAACGCGAACAATCGACGGTGCAGCAGCTGGAAGCGGAAGTGGCGCGCCAGCAGATCCTGGCGCGCAAACAAAAGCTGGTGGCGCGGCGCGACGCCGACACCGCCGAGATCGACCGCCTGTCGGCCCAGCGCACGCTGGAACGCTATGAAAGCGTGGCCCAGGTCGGCATCATCGCCAAGATCGATTACCAGAAGGCCAAGGATGCGCTGAACTCGGCCCAGATCCGCAGCAAGCAAGCGTCGCAGGCGGCCGAACTGGAAGGCGAGGACGTCGCGCTGGCGCTGAAAACCAGGACCAGCGAACTGGAACGGCAGCGCCTGAGCCGCGACAATGCGCAGCGCCGGGTCGACGAACTGACGGTGCGCGCGCCGGTCAACGGCTTCATCGGCACGCTGTCGGTGGCCAACCGCAGCGTGGTGCAAGCCAATACCGCGCTGATGACGCTGGTCGACCTGTCGCAACTGGAAGTCGAACTGGAAGTGCCGGAAACCTATGTCGCCGACATCGGCCTCGGCATGAGCGCGGAAATCGAAACGGGCGCCATCAAGGCCACCGGCAAGCTGTCGGCGCTGTCGCCCGAAGTGGTCAAGAACCAGGTGCTGGCGCGCGTGCGTTTCAATGGCGCGCAGCCGGCCGGCCTGCGCCAGAACCAGCGCGTCTCGGCGCGTTTGCTGATCGATGAAAAACCGAATGTGCTGCTGCTGGCGCGCGGCCCCTTCCTGGAAGCCGAAGGCGGCCGCTTCGCCTACGTGGTGCGCGATGGCGTGGCGATCCGCACGCCGGTCAGGATCGGCGCCACCAGCGTGTCGGCGGTCGAAATCCTGGGCGGCCTGAAACAGGGCGACCAGGTGGTCATTTCCGGCACAGACACCTTCGAGAACGCCGCCCGCGTCTCGCTGAACCAGTAA
- the rpsG gene encoding 30S ribosomal protein S7, whose translation MPRRREVPKREILPDPKFGNTDVAKFVNVLMLSGKKSVAENIIYRAFEYIATKSGKDPLEVFATAINNAKPLVEVKSRRVGGANYQVPVEVRPVRRMALSMRWLREAANKRSEKSMPQRLGGELMEAAESRGGAMKKRDEVHRMAEANKAFSHFRF comes from the coding sequence ATGCCACGTCGTCGTGAAGTACCCAAACGCGAAATTTTGCCAGATCCAAAATTCGGCAACACTGATGTCGCTAAATTTGTAAACGTGCTGATGTTGTCCGGTAAAAAATCGGTCGCTGAAAACATCATCTACCGCGCCTTTGAATACATTGCCACCAAATCGGGCAAGGATCCATTGGAAGTGTTCGCCACCGCAATCAACAACGCCAAGCCGTTGGTCGAGGTGAAATCCCGTCGCGTCGGTGGTGCAAACTACCAGGTGCCGGTCGAAGTTCGCCCAGTCCGCCGCATGGCCCTGTCGATGCGCTGGTTGCGTGAAGCAGCGAACAAGCGCAGCGAAAAATCCATGCCACAACGCCTCGGCGGTGAGCTGATGGAAGCGGCTGAAAGCCGCGGCGGCGCCATGAAAAAACGCGATGAAGTCCATCGCATGGCTGAAGCGAACAAAGCGTTCTCGCATTTCCGCTTCTAA
- a CDS encoding phosphoethanolamine transferase yields the protein MRPLLRRGNLFVLLTYALLSAVPWFPVVLGKSPDQPWRIAGIEAMAWIAAWAVFKRPAWFHWLLIPAFLALPTEIYLFTFYGQGISTHHLGIIAETSPKEALEFLGQKVWLMLGVMLAVIAWWLLTWRLVRHNRDLDWSAAPRVAALAALAIVAAVCCYGVEFGIQATPRASAAVSASASTAATASASDEEEEDDDSEPGADRTGWRWTPLPHWARLPFDFSAFGNSWPFGLMARGVDFYKERKYLAELGEKSSTFTFGARQASPNQEPEVVVMVIGESSRYDRWSLNGYQRDTNPLLRQESNLVSMSNLITAVSATRLSVPVIVSRKPATQSLKDGFSEKSFLTAYKEAGFKTYWLSNQISFGQFDTPVSVFAKEADVVQFLNLGGFTNNSNFDQILFDPLKNALADPAPKKLIVLHSLGSHWNYSHRYPQSFDKWQPSLFGVDNPVYTDTRIKPQLNNSYDSSILYTDWFLAHVIDTLKQRRQLTSMMYVADHGQTLYDGTCRLAFHGHNTQYEFHVPALVWYSDQYQQRYPDKIGQLKRHRQSRLSTENVFHTLLDLGNIHYGGERLQWSFVNPAFKQHKRYVDSYGWTNYDNAVIKGDCHEVIDKNKPLAQDK from the coding sequence ATGCGCCCTCTGCTCCGCCGCGGCAACCTGTTCGTGCTCCTGACTTACGCGCTGCTGTCGGCCGTGCCTTGGTTTCCCGTCGTGCTGGGCAAAAGCCCGGACCAGCCGTGGCGCATCGCCGGCATCGAGGCCATGGCCTGGATCGCCGCATGGGCCGTGTTCAAGCGTCCGGCCTGGTTTCACTGGCTGCTGATCCCGGCGTTTCTGGCGCTGCCGACCGAAATCTACCTGTTCACCTTCTACGGCCAGGGCATCTCGACGCACCACCTGGGCATCATCGCCGAAACCAGCCCGAAGGAAGCGCTGGAATTCCTCGGCCAAAAAGTGTGGCTGATGCTGGGCGTGATGCTGGCCGTGATCGCCTGGTGGCTGCTGACCTGGCGCCTGGTGCGCCACAACCGCGACCTGGACTGGTCCGCCGCGCCGCGCGTGGCGGCCCTGGCCGCGCTGGCCATCGTCGCGGCCGTCTGCTGCTACGGGGTGGAATTCGGCATCCAGGCCACGCCGCGCGCTTCAGCCGCCGTGTCGGCATCCGCGTCCACCGCGGCGACAGCCAGCGCGTCCGACGAAGAGGAGGAGGACGATGACAGCGAGCCCGGCGCCGATCGCACCGGCTGGCGGTGGACCCCGTTGCCGCACTGGGCCAGGCTGCCGTTCGACTTCAGCGCCTTCGGCAATTCCTGGCCGTTCGGCCTGATGGCGCGCGGCGTCGATTTCTACAAGGAGCGCAAATACCTGGCCGAACTGGGCGAAAAGAGCAGCACATTCACCTTCGGCGCGCGCCAGGCCAGCCCCAACCAGGAACCGGAAGTCGTCGTCATGGTGATCGGCGAATCGTCGCGCTACGACCGCTGGAGCCTGAACGGCTACCAGCGCGACACCAATCCGCTGCTCAGGCAGGAGAGCAACCTGGTCAGCATGAGCAACCTGATCACGGCGGTATCGGCGACCCGCTTGTCGGTGCCGGTGATCGTCTCGCGCAAGCCGGCCACCCAAAGCCTGAAAGACGGCTTCAGCGAAAAGTCCTTCCTGACCGCCTACAAGGAAGCCGGCTTTAAAACCTACTGGCTGTCGAACCAGATTTCCTTCGGCCAGTTCGACACGCCGGTGTCGGTATTCGCCAAGGAAGCCGACGTGGTGCAATTCCTCAACCTGGGCGGCTTCACCAACAATTCCAATTTCGACCAGATCCTGTTCGACCCGCTGAAAAACGCGCTGGCCGACCCGGCGCCGAAAAAGCTGATCGTGCTGCACTCGCTGGGTAGCCACTGGAATTACAGCCACCGCTATCCGCAATCGTTCGACAAATGGCAGCCGTCGCTGTTCGGGGTCGACAATCCGGTCTACACCGACACCAGGATCAAGCCGCAGCTCAACAATAGCTACGACAGCTCGATCCTGTACACCGACTGGTTCCTGGCGCACGTCATCGACACGCTGAAACAGCGCCGGCAACTGACATCGATGATGTACGTGGCCGACCATGGCCAGACGTTATATGACGGCACGTGCCGGCTGGCCTTCCACGGCCACAACACGCAATACGAATTCCACGTGCCGGCGCTGGTCTGGTATTCCGACCAGTACCAGCAGCGCTACCCGGACAAGATCGGGCAATTGAAGCGCCACCGCCAATCGCGCCTGTCGACCGAGAACGTGTTCCACACCCTGCTCGACCTGGGCAACATCCATTACGGCGGCGAGCGGCTGCAATGGAGCTTCGTCAATCCGGCGTTCAAGCAGCACAAGCGCTACGTCGACAGCTACGGCTGGACCAATTACGACAACGCCGTCATCAAGGGCGATTGCCACGAAGTGATCGACAAGAACAAGCCGCTGGCGCAGGACAAGTAA
- the rplD gene encoding 50S ribosomal protein L4 produces MELKLLNAQGQAGSNVVAADTIFGRDYNEALIHQVVIAYQANARSGNRKQKDREEVHHTTKKPWRQKGTGRARAGMSSSPLWRGGGRIFPNSPDENFTHKVNKKMYRAGICSILSQLAREERLIVIDDLTIDAPKTKLLSQKLNGLGFDSVLIITDVLNENLELASRNLPNVLVVEPRHADPLSLVFYKKILVTKAALAKIEEMLA; encoded by the coding sequence ATGGAACTCAAGCTTCTGAATGCGCAAGGTCAAGCCGGCTCCAACGTCGTCGCTGCTGATACCATTTTCGGCCGTGATTACAACGAAGCGCTGATCCACCAGGTCGTCATCGCTTATCAAGCGAATGCACGCAGCGGTAACCGCAAGCAAAAAGACCGTGAAGAAGTTCACCACACGACCAAAAAGCCATGGCGCCAAAAAGGTACCGGCCGCGCTCGTGCCGGTATGTCGTCGTCGCCTCTGTGGCGCGGTGGTGGTCGGATTTTCCCGAACTCGCCTGACGAGAACTTCACCCACAAAGTGAACAAAAAAATGTATCGCGCAGGTATCTGCTCGATTCTGTCGCAGCTGGCCCGCGAAGAGCGCCTGATCGTCATCGACGATCTGACGATCGACGCACCAAAAACCAAGCTGCTGTCGCAAAAGCTGAACGGCCTGGGTTTTGACTCGGTCCTGATCATCACCGACGTGTTGAACGAAAACCTGGAACTGGCATCGCGTAACTTGCCTAACGTGCTCGTCGTCGAGCCACGTCACGCAGACCCGTTGTCGCTGGTGTTCTACAAGAAGATCCTGGTCACCAAAGCTGCACTGGCTAAGATTGAGGAGATGCTGGCATGA
- the fusA gene encoding elongation factor G → MARKTPIERYRNIGISAHIDAGKTTTTERVLFYTGVNHKIGEVHDGAATMDWMEQEQERGITITSAATTCFWKGMANNFPEHHINIIDTPGHVDFTIEVERSMRVLDGACMVYCAVGGVQPQSETVWRQANKYKVPRLAFVNKMDRTGANFFKVYEQMRARLKANPVLIQIPIGAEEGFKGVIDLVKMKAILWDDASQGMKFDYVEIPAELAASAAEWREKMVEVAAEASEDLMNKYLEEGDLSEAEIKKALRDRTIASEIVPMMCGTAFKNKGVQAMLDAVIEYLPSPLDIASVKGLDEDEQPVTRRAADDEKFSALAFKIMTDPFVGQLAFFRVYSGAVNSGDTVYNSVKGRKERLGRILQMHANQREEIKEVRAGDIAAAVGLKDVTTGETLCDPTSIITLEKMVFPEPVIQQAVEPKTKADQEKMGLALNRLAQEDPSFRVKTDEESGQTIIGGMGELHLEIIVDRMKREFGVEATVGKPQVAYRETIRKVCEEIEGKFVKQSGGRGQYGHVVLKIEPQEPGKGFEFVDAIKGGTVPREYIPAVEKGVRETLTTGVLAGYPVVDVKVTLFFGSYHDVDSNENAFRMAASMAFKDGCRKAAPVILEPMMAVEVETPEDYAGTVMGDLSSRRGMVQGMDEIPGGGGKIIKAEVPLSEMFGYSTTLRSATQGRATYTMEFKHYAEAPKHVTEAIVTSKAK, encoded by the coding sequence ATGGCCCGCAAGACCCCCATTGAGCGCTACCGTAATATCGGTATCTCCGCTCACATCGATGCAGGTAAAACCACCACCACCGAACGCGTCCTGTTCTACACGGGCGTGAACCACAAGATCGGTGAAGTTCATGATGGCGCGGCCACCATGGACTGGATGGAGCAGGAACAAGAGCGCGGTATCACGATTACTTCCGCGGCGACCACCTGCTTCTGGAAAGGGATGGCTAACAACTTCCCTGAGCACCACATCAACATCATCGACACCCCAGGCCACGTTGACTTCACCATTGAAGTTGAACGTTCGATGCGCGTGCTGGACGGCGCTTGCATGGTTTACTGCGCAGTCGGCGGCGTGCAGCCACAGTCGGAAACCGTATGGCGCCAGGCTAACAAGTACAAAGTGCCACGTCTGGCCTTCGTCAACAAGATGGACCGCACCGGCGCGAACTTCTTCAAGGTCTACGAGCAGATGCGCGCTCGCCTGAAGGCAAACCCGGTCCTGATCCAGATTCCTATCGGCGCCGAAGAAGGCTTCAAGGGCGTGATCGATCTGGTCAAGATGAAAGCGATCCTGTGGGACGACGCTTCGCAAGGCATGAAATTCGACTACGTCGAAATCCCGGCCGAGCTGGCAGCTTCCGCCGCCGAGTGGCGCGAGAAGATGGTTGAAGTCGCTGCAGAAGCGTCCGAAGACCTGATGAACAAGTACCTGGAAGAAGGCGACCTGTCTGAAGCCGAAATCAAGAAAGCGCTGCGCGACCGCACCATCGCTTCCGAGATCGTGCCGATGATGTGCGGTACCGCTTTCAAGAACAAGGGCGTGCAAGCCATGCTGGACGCGGTCATCGAATACCTGCCGTCGCCGCTGGATATCGCCTCGGTCAAAGGCCTGGACGAAGATGAGCAGCCAGTGACCCGCCGCGCAGCCGACGACGAGAAATTCTCGGCGCTGGCGTTCAAGATCATGACCGACCCGTTCGTCGGCCAGCTGGCCTTCTTCCGCGTGTACTCGGGCGCCGTCAATTCGGGCGACACCGTGTACAACTCGGTCAAAGGCCGCAAGGAACGCCTGGGCCGCATCTTGCAGATGCACGCCAACCAGCGTGAAGAGATCAAGGAAGTGCGCGCCGGCGACATCGCCGCGGCAGTTGGCCTGAAAGACGTGACCACCGGCGAAACCCTGTGCGATCCGACCTCGATCATCACCCTGGAAAAAATGGTCTTCCCTGAGCCTGTGATTCAACAGGCCGTGGAACCAAAAACCAAGGCTGACCAGGAAAAAATGGGCCTGGCGCTGAACCGCCTGGCACAGGAAGATCCTTCGTTCCGCGTGAAAACCGACGAAGAATCGGGCCAGACCATCATCGGTGGTATGGGTGAGTTGCACCTGGAAATTATCGTTGACCGCATGAAGCGCGAATTCGGCGTCGAAGCGACCGTCGGCAAGCCACAAGTGGCTTACCGCGAAACGATCCGCAAGGTTTGCGAAGAAATCGAAGGCAAGTTCGTCAAGCAATCCGGTGGTCGTGGCCAGTACGGTCACGTGGTGTTGAAGATCGAACCGCAAGAACCAGGCAAGGGCTTTGAATTCGTTGACGCGATCAAGGGCGGTACCGTTCCTCGCGAATACATCCCTGCGGTAGAAAAAGGCGTGCGCGAAACCCTGACCACCGGCGTGTTGGCCGGCTACCCAGTGGTGGACGTCAAGGTGACGCTGTTCTTCGGTTCGTACCACGATGTGGACTCGAACGAAAACGCGTTCCGCATGGCTGCTTCGATGGCGTTCAAGGACGGTTGCCGTAAAGCGGCTCCAGTCATCCTGGAACCAATGATGGCGGTGGAAGTGGAAACGCCGGAAGACTACGCCGGTACCGTGATGGGCGACCTGTCGTCCCGCCGCGGTATGGTGCAGGGCATGGACGAAATCCCGGGCGGCGGCGGCAAGATCATCAAGGCCGAAGTGCCTCTGTCGGAAATGTTTGGTTACTCGACCACCCTGCGTTCCGCAACGCAAGGCCGTGCGACCTACACGATGGAATTCAAGCACTACGCTGAAGCTCCTAAGCATGTCACCGAGGCTATCGTTACCTCGAAGGCTAAGTAA
- the rpsC gene encoding 30S ribosomal protein S3, whose translation MGQKIHPTGFRLSVTRNWASRWYAGNGNFAAMLNEDLKARAYLKKKLKNASVGRIVIERPAKNARFTIYSSRPGVVIGKKGEDIEVLKSALTKIMGVPVHVNIEEIRKPEIDSQLIADSIAQQLEKRIMFRRAMKRAMQNAMRLGALGIKIMSSGRLNGIEIARKEWYREGRVPLHTLRADIDYGTSEASTTYGIIGVKVWVYKGDRAPNGDAPVIDTPADEKKSRGPRRDDGKPSGRPRPGTAAKPSTAPGAARVRTAAKPAAAAPAEKAGE comes from the coding sequence ATGGGTCAGAAAATTCATCCAACAGGCTTCCGCCTTTCAGTCACCCGTAACTGGGCATCGCGTTGGTACGCAGGCAACGGCAATTTCGCTGCCATGCTCAACGAAGATCTGAAAGCACGCGCTTACCTGAAAAAGAAACTGAAGAACGCATCGGTTGGCCGCATCGTTATCGAGCGTCCCGCCAAGAACGCGCGCTTCACGATCTACAGCTCGCGCCCAGGCGTGGTCATTGGTAAAAAAGGCGAAGACATCGAAGTACTGAAGTCCGCTTTGACCAAGATCATGGGCGTGCCTGTGCACGTGAATATCGAAGAAATCCGCAAGCCGGAAATCGACTCGCAGCTGATCGCCGATTCGATCGCCCAGCAGCTGGAAAAACGGATCATGTTCCGCCGCGCCATGAAGCGCGCAATGCAAAATGCAATGCGCCTGGGTGCACTCGGTATCAAGATCATGTCTTCCGGCCGTCTGAACGGTATCGAGATCGCTCGTAAAGAGTGGTACCGCGAAGGCCGCGTGCCTCTGCACACCCTGCGCGCCGATATCGACTACGGTACCAGCGAAGCTTCCACGACCTACGGCATCATCGGTGTCAAGGTATGGGTTTACAAAGGCGACCGCGCTCCTAACGGCGACGCTCCAGTGATCGATACCCCGGCCGACGAGAAGAAGAGCCGCGGTCCGCGCCGTGACGATGGCAAGCCTTCCGGCCGCCCACGTCCAGGCACTGCTGCGAAACCATCCACAGCACCAGGTGCTGCACGCGTACGCACCGCCGCTAAACCGGCCGCCGCTGCACCAGCTGAGAAAGCAGGAGAATAA
- the rplC gene encoding 50S ribosomal protein L3 produces the protein MSLGLLGRKVGMMRIFTDEGDSIPVTVLDVSNNRVAQIKTPETDGYSAVQVAFGQRRASRVTKAVAGHHAKAGVEAGTLLKEFRVDAAKAAELKAGDVVAASLFEVGQKIDVQGVTIGKGYAGVIKRYHFASGRQTHGNSRSHNVPGSIGMAQDPGRVFPGKRMTGHLGDVTRTIQNLEIARIDADRQLLLVKGAIPGAKNGQVVVSPAIKTKAKKGA, from the coding sequence ATGAGCCTAGGCCTTCTCGGTCGCAAGGTTGGTATGATGCGCATTTTCACGGACGAAGGGGATTCGATTCCTGTCACCGTGCTGGACGTATCGAACAACCGTGTTGCGCAAATCAAAACTCCTGAAACAGACGGTTACTCCGCTGTTCAGGTCGCATTCGGTCAACGTCGCGCTTCCCGCGTGACCAAGGCTGTTGCTGGTCATCACGCCAAAGCTGGTGTTGAAGCCGGTACTCTGTTGAAAGAGTTCCGCGTCGATGCTGCTAAAGCTGCCGAATTGAAAGCTGGCGATGTTGTTGCCGCTTCCCTGTTCGAAGTCGGTCAAAAGATCGACGTGCAAGGCGTTACCATCGGTAAGGGTTATGCTGGCGTTATCAAACGTTATCACTTCGCTTCCGGCCGTCAAACGCACGGTAACTCCCGTTCGCATAACGTTCCAGGCTCCATCGGTATGGCGCAAGATCCAGGTCGTGTTTTCCCTGGTAAACGCATGACCGGTCATCTGGGTGACGTGACCCGCACGATCCAAAATCTCGAAATCGCCCGTATCGATGCCGACCGTCAGCTGTTGCTGGTCAAAGGCGCGATCCCAGGTGCGAAAAATGGTCAGGTTGTTGTGTCGCCAGCCATTAAAACCAAAGCCAAGAAGGGAGCTTAA